The following coding sequences lie in one Myxococcus xanthus genomic window:
- a CDS encoding glycosyltransferase, whose translation MSASPRVLLIAERFPPDIGGLARSGARTAGSLVKLGARVDVLAWTRTAAPGALQTVEDAGDVSPFARGVTLHRLGLFGSTDLSMQHTLDVLGYLHAKQRYDLVWGHYLSPPGFLAVAFAESVGIASTVSARGNDVDQLMFPPGDFARLLWTLQRARVLTAASADLGRKMCMLLGRDETVEVIPNAVDTGIFSPGPADPALRERLGIAPDEAVLGFSGELRHKKGLPFLLSALTEVRRVRPACLLVIGEVRPRDAEHLVAFRAEHPEDAARILISGPLDTPQAIAAHLRLCDVYLQPSLWEGMPNALLEAMACARPVIASDAGGIPEAVDAGRNGFLVSKALLNHLGQACLDVLSLPLEQRAAMGAAARQRIEERFQAHAEAEVLRRVLARAIPSRSS comes from the coding sequence ATGTCCGCCAGCCCGCGCGTCCTCCTCATCGCTGAACGCTTTCCTCCCGACATCGGCGGCCTGGCCCGCAGTGGCGCGCGCACCGCGGGCTCGCTGGTGAAGCTGGGCGCCCGGGTGGACGTGCTGGCCTGGACGCGCACGGCGGCGCCAGGCGCGCTCCAGACGGTGGAGGACGCCGGGGACGTCTCACCCTTCGCGCGGGGTGTGACGCTCCACCGGCTGGGGCTGTTCGGCAGCACGGACCTGTCCATGCAGCACACGCTCGACGTGCTCGGCTACCTGCACGCGAAGCAACGCTATGACCTGGTGTGGGGTCACTACCTGTCTCCGCCCGGGTTCCTCGCCGTCGCCTTCGCCGAGTCCGTGGGCATTGCCTCCACCGTCAGCGCCCGGGGCAACGACGTGGACCAGCTCATGTTCCCCCCGGGCGACTTCGCGCGTCTGCTGTGGACGCTGCAGCGTGCCCGCGTCCTCACCGCGGCCTCCGCGGACCTGGGCCGGAAGATGTGCATGCTCCTGGGACGGGACGAAACCGTGGAGGTCATCCCCAACGCCGTCGACACCGGCATCTTCTCCCCCGGTCCCGCGGACCCGGCGCTCCGAGAGCGGTTGGGCATCGCGCCCGACGAAGCCGTGCTCGGCTTCTCCGGTGAGCTCCGGCACAAGAAGGGCCTGCCCTTCCTGCTCTCCGCCCTCACCGAGGTGCGCCGCGTCCGGCCCGCGTGCCTGCTCGTCATCGGCGAGGTGCGGCCGCGCGACGCCGAGCACCTGGTCGCCTTCCGCGCCGAGCATCCCGAGGACGCCGCGCGCATCCTCATCTCCGGACCGCTGGACACACCGCAGGCCATCGCCGCGCACCTGCGCCTGTGTGACGTCTACCTCCAGCCGTCGCTATGGGAGGGCATGCCCAACGCCTTGCTGGAGGCCATGGCCTGCGCCCGGCCCGTCATCGCCAGCGACGCTGGCGGCATCCCCGAGGCCGTGGACGCCGGACGCAACGGCTTCCTCGTCTCCAAGGCCCTGCTCAATCACCTGGGGCAGGCGTGCCTGGACGTGCTCTCCCTGCCGCTCGAACAGCGCGCCGCGATGGGCGCCGCCGCCCGTCAGCGCATCGAGGAGCGCTTTCAGGCGCACGCGGAGGCAGAGGTGCTCCGTCGCGTGCTGGCCCGCGCCATCCCGAGCCGCTCTTCGTAG
- a CDS encoding protein phosphatase 2C domain-containing protein, whose translation MSALPFDIAAASVLGREHARAGRNNQDALCIRASEHGLVAVVTDGCGSQPCSELGAQLGARRLARAALVRLADGERVDEPTFLPGLREDVLCLLSELRADLGREVMGDFLFTVVGAVVTPSLTLVFSAGDGVWALNGEVHPLGPFPGNAPPYLAYALMHGEDVALTPRALVPTEDVHALLLGTDGVADLERLATTRMPARDELVGPLSRLWTEDRYFANPDALRRRLALLNREAVRADFASQQLSRTPGLLPDDTTLVVLRRRMGRA comes from the coding sequence ATGTCCGCACTGCCCTTCGACATCGCCGCTGCCTCGGTGCTGGGCCGGGAGCACGCCCGAGCGGGTCGCAACAACCAGGATGCGCTGTGCATCCGCGCCAGTGAGCATGGCCTGGTGGCCGTGGTGACGGACGGCTGTGGCAGCCAGCCCTGCAGTGAGCTGGGCGCACAGCTGGGCGCGCGCAGATTGGCGCGGGCCGCGCTGGTGCGGCTCGCGGACGGTGAGCGCGTGGATGAGCCCACCTTCCTGCCAGGACTTCGTGAGGACGTGTTGTGTCTGCTCAGTGAGCTCCGGGCGGACCTGGGGCGGGAGGTGATGGGGGACTTCCTCTTCACCGTGGTGGGCGCGGTGGTGACGCCCTCGCTGACGCTCGTCTTCTCCGCGGGAGACGGCGTGTGGGCGCTCAATGGCGAGGTGCATCCACTCGGGCCATTTCCGGGGAACGCGCCGCCGTATCTCGCCTATGCGTTGATGCACGGAGAGGACGTCGCGCTGACCCCGCGGGCCCTGGTGCCCACGGAGGACGTCCACGCGCTGCTGCTGGGCACCGACGGTGTAGCGGACCTGGAGCGGCTGGCCACCACACGCATGCCAGCGCGGGACGAACTCGTCGGGCCGCTGTCGCGGCTCTGGACGGAGGACCGGTACTTCGCCAACCCGGATGCCCTGCGCCGCCGGTTGGCCTTGCTCAACCGAGAAGCCGTGCGCGCGGACTTCGCCTCCCAGCAACTGTCGCGAACTCCGGGCCTGCTGCCGGATGACACCACGCTGGTGGTGCTGCGCCGCCGCATGGGGAGGGCGTGA
- a CDS encoding glycosyltransferase family 4 protein — translation MSPPPGTGIVYASFDRFPSPKGAAVHIRAFVESLGAAFGRVDLVALRDNSAAPTGPLALAEGVTYHPLESRGKDLMAQALSFRSHLAAWWRDRPRASVVHVRSIFEGYPVACRKEALTDALVFEVNGLPSIELKYHYPDVADDAELLRKLVAQEDVCLSRADLVVTPSEVTAEYLVTTRGVDASRVRVIPNGADLEVFRYAPPRPMEPGRPVRLLYSGTMTSWQGVHHAIEACRLLRRDMPTVLTLVGPLRRHTRRALMDRCGDLLLEGAVELLEPLPQAELAALHHACDVVLVPLPFNDRNCVQGCCPLKLLEAMATGTPVVASNLPVVSTLAAPDEVMLIRPGSAKAIAEAVRVLREDPTLGRAMSAKARARVERDFPWSRAGEALVSAYEERLGMARASTRRSTSASACA, via the coding sequence GTGTCTCCCCCTCCCGGCACCGGCATCGTCTACGCGTCGTTCGACCGCTTCCCTTCGCCCAAGGGCGCCGCGGTGCACATCCGGGCCTTCGTGGAGTCACTGGGCGCGGCCTTTGGCCGAGTCGACCTGGTCGCGCTCCGGGACAACTCCGCCGCGCCCACCGGGCCGCTCGCGCTGGCGGAGGGCGTGACGTACCACCCGCTGGAATCACGCGGGAAGGACCTGATGGCCCAGGCCCTGTCGTTCCGCTCGCACCTGGCGGCATGGTGGCGCGACAGGCCGCGAGCCTCCGTCGTGCACGTGCGCTCCATCTTCGAAGGCTACCCCGTCGCCTGCCGGAAGGAAGCGCTGACGGACGCGCTCGTCTTCGAGGTGAACGGCCTGCCCTCCATCGAGCTGAAGTATCACTACCCGGACGTGGCGGATGACGCGGAGCTCTTGCGCAAGCTGGTGGCGCAGGAGGACGTCTGTCTCTCGCGCGCGGACCTGGTGGTGACCCCGAGCGAGGTGACGGCGGAGTACCTCGTGACGACACGAGGCGTGGATGCCTCCCGGGTGCGGGTGATTCCGAACGGCGCCGACCTGGAGGTGTTCCGGTACGCGCCGCCGCGCCCGATGGAGCCCGGGCGCCCCGTGCGACTGCTGTACAGCGGGACGATGACGTCCTGGCAGGGTGTGCACCATGCCATCGAGGCCTGCCGGTTGCTGCGGCGGGACATGCCCACGGTGCTGACGCTGGTGGGCCCGCTGCGCCGGCACACGCGACGGGCGCTGATGGACCGGTGCGGTGACCTGCTGCTGGAGGGCGCCGTGGAGTTGCTGGAGCCCCTGCCCCAGGCGGAGCTGGCGGCGCTGCACCATGCCTGCGACGTGGTGCTGGTGCCCCTGCCCTTCAACGACCGCAACTGTGTGCAGGGCTGCTGCCCACTGAAGCTGCTGGAGGCCATGGCCACCGGGACGCCCGTGGTGGCCAGCAACCTCCCCGTGGTGAGCACCCTGGCCGCGCCGGACGAGGTGATGCTGATACGGCCGGGCTCGGCGAAGGCGATTGCTGAAGCGGTGAGGGTCCTGCGGGAGGACCCCACCCTGGGCCGCGCGATGAGCGCGAAGGCACGGGCGCGAGTGGAGCGCGACTTCCCATGGAGCCGCGCGGGCGAAGCCCTGGTGAGCGCCTACGAAGAGCGGCTCGGGATGGCGCGGGCCAGCACGCGACGGAGCACCTCTGCCTCCGCGTGCGCCTGA
- a CDS encoding nicotinamidase codes for MKTQVKALPLPRFYDAAHAGQFGYSPDAGKLQVEAQRWRAANDVSMSATDAFNLHLLLIDVQKDFCFPEGSLFVAGRSGRGAVDDSRRIAEFIYRNLGSLTNVTATLDTHFAYQIFFPSFWVDQDDQPLTPYREVTREQIERGQARPNPAMAKWLCGGNYPWLLKQVKYYCEELERAGKYTLYLWPPHCLLGSDGHALAGVVQEARLFHSFARGMQSWAEVKGGNPLTENYSVLRPEVLGRHDGQPLAQRNTQFLKTLLTADAVVIAGQAASHCVKSSIDDLLGEIVAQDAALARKVYLLTDCMSSVTVPDGKGGFAADFTPQAEASLKRFADAGMHLVKSTDPLASWPDLRIA; via the coding sequence ATGAAGACGCAAGTGAAGGCGCTTCCGCTTCCGAGGTTCTACGACGCGGCCCATGCCGGGCAGTTCGGATACAGCCCTGACGCGGGGAAGCTCCAGGTGGAGGCCCAGCGCTGGCGCGCGGCGAATGACGTCTCCATGTCGGCGACGGACGCGTTCAACCTGCACCTGTTGCTCATCGACGTGCAGAAGGACTTCTGCTTCCCGGAGGGCTCGCTCTTCGTGGCGGGCCGCAGCGGGCGCGGCGCGGTGGATGACAGCCGTCGCATCGCGGAGTTCATCTACCGCAACCTGGGCTCGCTGACGAACGTGACGGCGACGCTCGATACCCACTTCGCGTACCAGATTTTCTTCCCGTCCTTCTGGGTGGACCAGGACGACCAGCCGCTGACGCCTTACCGCGAGGTGACGCGCGAGCAGATTGAGCGTGGGCAGGCGCGGCCCAACCCCGCGATGGCGAAGTGGCTGTGCGGTGGCAACTACCCCTGGCTGCTCAAGCAGGTGAAGTACTACTGCGAGGAGTTGGAGCGGGCGGGCAAGTACACGCTGTACCTGTGGCCGCCGCACTGCCTGCTGGGAAGCGACGGACACGCGCTGGCGGGTGTGGTGCAGGAGGCGCGGCTGTTCCACTCCTTCGCGCGTGGCATGCAGTCGTGGGCGGAGGTGAAGGGCGGCAATCCGCTGACGGAGAATTACTCGGTGCTGCGCCCGGAGGTGCTGGGGCGGCATGACGGTCAGCCCTTGGCGCAGCGCAATACCCAGTTCCTCAAGACGCTGCTCACCGCGGACGCGGTGGTGATCGCAGGGCAGGCGGCGAGCCACTGCGTGAAGAGCTCCATCGACGACCTGCTCGGGGAGATTGTCGCGCAGGACGCGGCGCTGGCTCGCAAGGTGTACCTGCTGACGGACTGCATGTCGTCGGTGACGGTGCCGGACGGCAAGGGCGGCTTCGCGGCGGACTTCACCCCACAGGCGGAGGCGTCGCTGAAGCGCTTCGCGGACGCGGGGATGCACTTGGTGAAGTCCACGGACCCGCTGGCGAGCTGGCCGGACCTGCGCATCGCCTGA